A section of the Drosophila sechellia strain sech25 chromosome 3L, ASM438219v1, whole genome shotgun sequence genome encodes:
- the LOC6605433 gene encoding general odorant-binding protein 69a — translation MAARHFSLLLLALLILYDLIPGNQGVEINPTIIKQVRKLRIRCLNQTGASVEMIDKSVKNRILPTDPEIKCFLYCMFDMFGLIDSQNIMHLEALLEVLPEEIHKTINGLVDSCGTQKGKDGCETAYETVKCYIAVNGKFIWEEIIVLIG, via the exons ATGGCTGCAAGGCATTTTAGTCTTCTTCTTCTAGCACTACTCATACTATATGATTTAATTCCTGGTAATCAAGGC GTGGAAATTAATCCTACGATCATAAAGCAGGTGAGAAAACTGCGAATACGATGTTTAAATCAGACAGGAGCTTCTGTAG AGATGATTGACAAGTCGGTGAAAAATAGAATACTACCCACAGATCCTGAGATCAAGTGCTTTCTCTACTGCATGTTTGATATGTTCGGATTG ATTGATTCACAAAACATCATGCACTTGGAAGCTCTGTTGGAGGTTTTACCCGAGGAAATACACAAAACTATTAACGGATTGGTCGATTCGTGTGGAACTCAGA AGGGAAAAGATGGCTGTGAAACCGCTTATGAAACCGTCAAGTGCTACATCGCTGTAAACGGAAAATTCATATGGGAAGAGATAATAGTGCTTATTGGGTAG
- the LOC6605434 gene encoding SET and MYND domain-containing protein 4 codes for MEFDATYHEICSAQTVQSERRGFFNEFCVDVRDACGDKWLRNYFGKLKSNAARVLSIFSDREVCDPVLGVLEHVQPVFKQKDALFSAQRRAQADKLYLMSGSGEGEESRELLQQALMAANLAVMRAPDRNADPVLDEGLTLALAYRSRASILIRLGEGEAALNDLKLAINFGLELKSSVDYYLKMAKAYAVMGEPARAEISLKIAEKMPGCDATHIALCRKEISAAKPKPKEATSEQVPQLAHGESAELVGASKVVRLVETKDKGRFVVANEGLRTGDVLLCEEPVAACLEPTYFGTHCHHCFKRLRTPVSCLHCSGIAFCSAQCMGEACSSYHRFECEYMDLMIGSGMSILCFIALRIFTQAPSLEQGLATANLLFEHLCSHEEDRQPDDYLRRALMSGFLLRILQKSLYFGRRKTEGVNPTAVELQVATALLGLLQVLQYNAHQIYQTQVTEEHRFDGSKTVNLAAGLYGTGSYFNHECWPSTACHFVGKKLVLTATRPHRANELVAVNYGPIFIKNNLKERQRSLRGRYSFSCNCMACQENWPLLQKLDKQVRFWCTSANCSNLLKFPKDLAKDVRCPRCRKNISLKESVAKMIKIEELYREAARAMEAQKTGEAIELFKEALEMFFHVAALPHKDTIVAQQSLHKCLFDTGTTFKK; via the exons ATGGAGTTCGACGCCACGTACCACGAGATCTGCTCCGCGCAGACGGTCCAGTCGGAGAGGAGGGGATTCTTCAACGAGTTCTGCGTGGACGTGCGGGATGCATGTGGCGACAAGTGGCTGCGCAACTACTTTGGCAAACTGAAGTCCAATGCAGCCAGAGTTCTGTCCATCTTCAGCGATCGCGAGGTGTGCGATCCTGTGCTGGGTGTCCTGGAGCATGTGCAGCCGGTGTTCAAGCAGAAGGATGCCCTCTTCTCGGCCCAGCGACGAGCCCAGGCGGATAAGCTCTACCTGATGAGCGGAAGTGGCGAGGGCGAGGAGAGCAGggagctgctgcagcaggcTCTCATGGCCGCCAATCTGGCCGTGATGCGGGCTCCCGACCGCAATGCAGATCCTGTCCTCGATGAGGGCCTCACCTTGGCACTGGCCTACAGATCGAGGGCTTCCATACTGATCCGCTTGGGCGAAGGGGAGGCGGCATTGAATGACCTCAAGCTGGCCATCAACTTTGGACTGGAGCTCAAGTCCAGTGTGGATTATTACTTGAAGATGGCCAAAGCCTATGCAG TCATGGGGGAACCTGCCCGCGCTGAGATCTCTCTGAAGATAGCCGAGAAGATGCCTGGCTGTGATGCCACCCACATCGCACTGTGCCGCAAGGAAATATCTGCTGCAAAGCCGAAGCCCAAGGAAGCCACCTCGGAGCAGGTGCCACAACTGGCACATGGCGAGAGTGCCGAACTAGTTGGTGCGTCTAAGGTGGTGAGGCTGGTGGAGACCAAGGACAAGGGTCGTTTTGTGGTGGCCAACGAGGGTCTGAGAACCGGTGATGTTCTGCTCTGCGAGGAGCCAGTGGCCGCCTGTTTGGAGCCCACTTACTTCGGCACTCATTGTCATCATTGCTTCAAGAG GCTGCGCACGCCGGTTTCCTGTCTCCACTGCTCGGGAATCGCCTTCTGCTCCGCCCAGTGCATGGGCGAGGCCTGCTCCAGTTACCATCGCTTCGAGTGCGAGTACATGGATCTGATGATCGGCTCTGGCATGTCCATCCTGTGCTTCATCGCGTTGCGCATCTTCACACAGGCGCCCAGCTTGGAGCAGGGCTTGGCCACCGCCAATCTGCTCTTCGAGCACTTGTGCTCCCACGAGGAGGATCGACAGCCGGATGACTACTTGCGGCGAGCTCTGATGTCTGGCTTCCTGTTGCGCATTCTCCAGAAGTCGCTGTACTTCGGACGTCGCAAGACTGAGGGCGTCAATCCCACTGCGGTGGAGCTGCAGGTGGCCACCGCTTTGCTGGGCCTGCTGCAGGTGCTCCAGTATAATGCCCACCAGATCTATCAAACCCAAGTGACCGAGGAGCATCGCTTCGACGGCAGTAAGACGGTGAATCTGGCCGCAGGCCTCTATGGTACTGGTTCCTACTTCAATCACGAGTGCTGGCCCAG CACCGCTTGTCATTTTGTTGGTAAGAAGCTGGTCCTCACAGCCACCAGGCCGCATCGTGCCAATGAATTGGTGGCCGTGAACTACGGACCCATTTTCATCAAAAACAACTTGAAGGAGAGACAGCGATCCCTGCGAGGACGCTACTCCTTCAGCTGCAACTGCATGGCCTGCCAGGAGAACTGGCCACTGCTCCAGAAACTGGACAAGCAAGTGCGATTCTG GTGCACCTCAGCCAACTGCTCTAATTTGCTCAAGTTCCCCAAGGACTTGGCGAAGGATGTGCGTTGTCCTCGCTGCCGCAAGAACATCTCACTCAAGGAGAGCGTAGCCAAGATGATCAAGATCGAGGAGCTGTATCGAGAGGCTGCGCGGGCCATGGAGGCCCAGAAGACCGGGGAGGCCATAGAACTTTTCAAGGAGGCGCTCGAGATGTTCTTCCACGTGGCTGCACTGCCTCACAAGGACACCATAGTGGCGCAGCAGTCGCTCCATAAGTGTTTGTTCGATACTGGCACCACATTTAAAAAGTAG
- the LOC6605435 gene encoding calcium-binding mitochondrial carrier protein SCaMC-1-B isoform X1: protein MVRKQVGIENSASLAVSKQQDQKEQDYKPEDQKPKDQKQQHIDIDLTPDPASNFNFAQQAQDNYSARTLAASYEHGQNLGLQNAHLVTSSTTNTPLPYDLYEVASSGSILPTEIPIEDEERLERIFNKLDRDGDGRIDIHDLSAALHEFGLSSVYAEKFLQQSDKDQSGNVGFAEFLHYVREHEKNLVLQFSHLDKNRDGKVDLEELISAFKDLGLDIDLDEARNLLTRMDKDGSLNISFNEWRDFMLLAPSTDIHDLIKFWRHSTYLDIGEDMNVPDDFTQKEMQTGLWWRHLVAGGIAGAVSRTCTAPLDRIKVYLQVQTQRMGISECMHIMLNEGGSRSMWRGNGINVLKIAPETAFKFAAYEQMKRLIRGDDGSRQMSIVERFYAGAAAGGISQTIIYPMEVLKTRLALRRTGQYAGIADAAVKIYKQEGVRSFYRGYVPNILGILPYAGIDLAVYETLKRRYIANHDNNEQPSFLVLLACGSTSSTLGQLCSYPLALVRTRLQAQAAETIANQKRKTQIPLKSSDAHSGEETMTGLFRKIVRQEGLTGLYRGITPNFLKVLPAVSISYVVYEYTSRALGIKMS, encoded by the exons GCAAGCAGCAGGATCAAAAGGAGCAGGACTATAAGCCAGAGGACCAAAAGCCGAAGGATCAAAAGCAACAGCACATCGACATCGACTTGACGCCCGATCCGGCCAGCAACTTCAACTTCGCCCAGCAGGCGCAGGACAACTACTCCGCCCGCACGCTAGCCGCCAGCTATGAGCACGGCCAAAATCTCGGCCTGCAAAATGCCCATCTTGtcaccagcagcaccaccaacaCGCCCTTGCCCTATGATCTGTACGAGGTCGCCAGCTCCGGCTCCATCCTGCCCACCGAGATCCCCATCGAGGACGAGGAGCGGCTGGAGCGCATCTTCAACAAGCTGGACCGCGATGGCGACGGCAGGATCGACATCCACGACCTGTCGGCGGCACTGCATGAGTTCGGGTTGTCGAGCGTCTACGCGGAG AAATTCCTTCAGCAGTCGGACAAGGATCAGAGCGGCAACGTGGGCTTTGCCGAGTTCCTGCACTACGTGCGGGAGCATGAGAAGAATCTGGTCCTGCAGTTCTCGCACCTAGATAAAAATCGCGATG GCAAAGTGGACTTGGAGGAGCTGATATCGGCGTTCAAGGACCTGGGCCTGGACATTGACTTGGACGAGGCCAGAAATCTGCTCACCAG AATGGACAAGGACGGCAGCCTGAACATTAGCTTTAACGAGTGGCGGGACTTCATGCTCTTGGCGCCCTCAACGGACATTCACGACTTGATTAAATTTTGGCGGCACTCTACT TACCTCGACATTGGCGAGGATATGAACGTACCTGATGACTTCACACAGAAAGAGATGCAGACGGGCCTCTGGTGGCGACACTTGGTGGCCGGTGGCATAGCTGGAGCAGTTTCCCGAACGTGCACAGCGCCTCTGGACAGGATTAAAGTGTACTTGCAG GTACAAACACAAAGAATGGGAATCTCAGAGTGTATGCACATCATGCTGAACGAGGGCGGATCGCGGAGCATGTGGCGAGGCAATGGCATCAATGTGTTGAAGATTGCCCCCGAAACGGCTTTCAAGTTCGCTGCCTACGAACAGATGAAGCGACTGATTCGCGGTGACGATGGCAGCCGCCAGATGAGCATCGTGGAGCGATTCTATGCGGGCGCAGCGGCAGGCGGAATTTCACAGACCATCATCTACCCCATGGAAGTATTAAAGACGCGCCTGGCGCTCCGGAGAACGGGACAGTACGCGGGCATTGCCGATGCGGCGGTCAAGATCTACAAGCAGGAAGGAGTGCGCAGCTTCTACCGTGGCTATGTACCGAACATCCTGGGTATTCTGCCCTACGCCGGCATCGATTTGGCGGTATATGAAACCCTCAAGAGGCGGTACATTGCCAATCACGACAACAACGAGCAGCCCAGCTTCCTGGTGCTCCTGGCGTGCGGCAGTACATCGAGCACACTCGGTCAGCTCTGCTCCTACCCGCTGGCCCTGGTGCGCACTCGGCTACAGGCACAAG CCGCGGAGACAATTGCCAATCAAAAGCGGAAAACGCAAATACCCCTGAAGAGCAGCGACGCGCACAGCGGCGAGGAGACGATGACGGGCCTGTTCCGCAAGATCGTGCGACAGGAGGGCCTGACGGGGCTGTACCGCGGCATAACGCCAAACTTCCTCAAGGTCCTGCCGGCGGTGTCCATCAGCTACGTGGTGTACGAGTATACGAGTCGCGCCCTGGGCATTAAGATGTCGTGA
- the LOC6605435 gene encoding probable calcium-binding mitochondrial carrier CBG00135 isoform X3: MALKALKELVNLVEDVEDCCLSEEVVVHYLDIGEDMNVPDDFTQKEMQTGLWWRHLVAGGIAGAVSRTCTAPLDRIKVYLQVQTQRMGISECMHIMLNEGGSRSMWRGNGINVLKIAPETAFKFAAYEQMKRLIRGDDGSRQMSIVERFYAGAAAGGISQTIIYPMEVLKTRLALRRTGQYAGIADAAVKIYKQEGVRSFYRGYVPNILGILPYAGIDLAVYETLKRRYIANHDNNEQPSFLVLLACGSTSSTLGQLCSYPLALVRTRLQAQAAETIANQKRKTQIPLKSSDAHSGEETMTGLFRKIVRQEGLTGLYRGITPNFLKVLPAVSISYVVYEYTSRALGIKMS; the protein is encoded by the exons ATGGCGCTGAAGGCTCTCAAAGAATTGGTTAACCTTGTGGAGGATGTCGAAGATTGTTGCCTCTCCGAGGAAGTAGTAGTTCAC TACCTCGACATTGGCGAGGATATGAACGTACCTGATGACTTCACACAGAAAGAGATGCAGACGGGCCTCTGGTGGCGACACTTGGTGGCCGGTGGCATAGCTGGAGCAGTTTCCCGAACGTGCACAGCGCCTCTGGACAGGATTAAAGTGTACTTGCAG GTACAAACACAAAGAATGGGAATCTCAGAGTGTATGCACATCATGCTGAACGAGGGCGGATCGCGGAGCATGTGGCGAGGCAATGGCATCAATGTGTTGAAGATTGCCCCCGAAACGGCTTTCAAGTTCGCTGCCTACGAACAGATGAAGCGACTGATTCGCGGTGACGATGGCAGCCGCCAGATGAGCATCGTGGAGCGATTCTATGCGGGCGCAGCGGCAGGCGGAATTTCACAGACCATCATCTACCCCATGGAAGTATTAAAGACGCGCCTGGCGCTCCGGAGAACGGGACAGTACGCGGGCATTGCCGATGCGGCGGTCAAGATCTACAAGCAGGAAGGAGTGCGCAGCTTCTACCGTGGCTATGTACCGAACATCCTGGGTATTCTGCCCTACGCCGGCATCGATTTGGCGGTATATGAAACCCTCAAGAGGCGGTACATTGCCAATCACGACAACAACGAGCAGCCCAGCTTCCTGGTGCTCCTGGCGTGCGGCAGTACATCGAGCACACTCGGTCAGCTCTGCTCCTACCCGCTGGCCCTGGTGCGCACTCGGCTACAGGCACAAG CCGCGGAGACAATTGCCAATCAAAAGCGGAAAACGCAAATACCCCTGAAGAGCAGCGACGCGCACAGCGGCGAGGAGACGATGACGGGCCTGTTCCGCAAGATCGTGCGACAGGAGGGCCTGACGGGGCTGTACCGCGGCATAACGCCAAACTTCCTCAAGGTCCTGCCGGCGGTGTCCATCAGCTACGTGGTGTACGAGTATACGAGTCGCGCCCTGGGCATTAAGATGTCGTGA
- the LOC6605435 gene encoding probable calcium-binding mitochondrial carrier CBG00135 isoform X2 — MLRNSTYQYNLPVDYHNIQQMAVAGDMMEDFVVIFRDMMGRYLDIGEDMNVPDDFTQKEMQTGLWWRHLVAGGIAGAVSRTCTAPLDRIKVYLQVQTQRMGISECMHIMLNEGGSRSMWRGNGINVLKIAPETAFKFAAYEQMKRLIRGDDGSRQMSIVERFYAGAAAGGISQTIIYPMEVLKTRLALRRTGQYAGIADAAVKIYKQEGVRSFYRGYVPNILGILPYAGIDLAVYETLKRRYIANHDNNEQPSFLVLLACGSTSSTLGQLCSYPLALVRTRLQAQAAETIANQKRKTQIPLKSSDAHSGEETMTGLFRKIVRQEGLTGLYRGITPNFLKVLPAVSISYVVYEYTSRALGIKMS; from the exons ATGCTGCGGAATAGCACCTACCAGTACAATCTGCCCGTAGATTACCATAATATTCAGCAAATGGCAGTCGCTGGCGACATGATGGAGGACTTCGTGGTCATATTTCGCGATATGATGGGACGG TACCTCGACATTGGCGAGGATATGAACGTACCTGATGACTTCACACAGAAAGAGATGCAGACGGGCCTCTGGTGGCGACACTTGGTGGCCGGTGGCATAGCTGGAGCAGTTTCCCGAACGTGCACAGCGCCTCTGGACAGGATTAAAGTGTACTTGCAG GTACAAACACAAAGAATGGGAATCTCAGAGTGTATGCACATCATGCTGAACGAGGGCGGATCGCGGAGCATGTGGCGAGGCAATGGCATCAATGTGTTGAAGATTGCCCCCGAAACGGCTTTCAAGTTCGCTGCCTACGAACAGATGAAGCGACTGATTCGCGGTGACGATGGCAGCCGCCAGATGAGCATCGTGGAGCGATTCTATGCGGGCGCAGCGGCAGGCGGAATTTCACAGACCATCATCTACCCCATGGAAGTATTAAAGACGCGCCTGGCGCTCCGGAGAACGGGACAGTACGCGGGCATTGCCGATGCGGCGGTCAAGATCTACAAGCAGGAAGGAGTGCGCAGCTTCTACCGTGGCTATGTACCGAACATCCTGGGTATTCTGCCCTACGCCGGCATCGATTTGGCGGTATATGAAACCCTCAAGAGGCGGTACATTGCCAATCACGACAACAACGAGCAGCCCAGCTTCCTGGTGCTCCTGGCGTGCGGCAGTACATCGAGCACACTCGGTCAGCTCTGCTCCTACCCGCTGGCCCTGGTGCGCACTCGGCTACAGGCACAAG CCGCGGAGACAATTGCCAATCAAAAGCGGAAAACGCAAATACCCCTGAAGAGCAGCGACGCGCACAGCGGCGAGGAGACGATGACGGGCCTGTTCCGCAAGATCGTGCGACAGGAGGGCCTGACGGGGCTGTACCGCGGCATAACGCCAAACTTCCTCAAGGTCCTGCCGGCGGTGTCCATCAGCTACGTGGTGTACGAGTATACGAGTCGCGCCCTGGGCATTAAGATGTCGTGA